The bacterium genome includes the window CTCAAGGAGGTAGATGGATGTCGCTCGCAGGACGTGTTGCACTCGTAACCGGCGGCAGTCGTGGAATCGGCCGCGCGATCTCGTTGGGATTGGCAGAAGACGGAGCCGATGTGGCGATCAACTTCCGTCGCGATGAAGCTGCGGCCAAGGAAGTCGTCGCAGAAGCCGAAGCCATGGGACGACGAGCAATAGCCTATGCCGCTTCGGTCGACTCGTACGAAGAAGACGAGCGCATGGTCGAACAAATCCTCGCGGACTTCGGCCACATCGACATCCTGGTCAACAACGCGGGCATCGCCAGTCGCGGTCAGACGGTCAAGAACACCGATCCCCTGGAACTCGAACGGGTGATGCGGGTTCACTCGTTCGCGCCACATCATCTTTCGAGCCTGGTCATCCCGAGCATGCGCACGCAGTCGCGCGGGGACATCATCATGATATCGAGCGCGGCAACACTGGGCCATGCAGGCGGCGGGGCCCCCTATAACATGGGCAAGTCCGCCATGGAATCGCTGGCCTGGTCGCTTTCGAAGGAAGAGAAGAAACACGGCATCCATGTGAACATCGTCGCTCCGGGGCTGGTGGAAACCGAGATGGGCCGCCGACTCATGAAGGCGACCGCGGGCGTCGACGACCTGCGCAAGCTGGACTCGAGCATGCCGTTTGGACGGGTTTGCCAGCCGGAAGACGTCGCAAACGTGGTTCGCTTCTTCGTATCGGAGAAGGCCGGTTATGTGACCGGCGAGCGAATCTACGTACACGGCGGAGGGCAGAGCTGAAGCGCAGATGCAAGAGGATGCTGGCGAGCTTGCTGCTGATCGCGGTGTCGCTGGCCTTTTCCCATCCGACACCTCCGCGAAATCCCTGCGCCAATCGTCTGCATCTGAACGAGATACGGGAAGCGGAGTTCATCGAACTCGTTGCCGACAACCAGTGCCACGTGCCGGTGTACTTCCGCGTTTCCTGGAGCGAACTCGTCGGCTTGCGACCTGAACACCCGGG containing:
- a CDS encoding SDR family oxidoreductase codes for the protein MSLAGRVALVTGGSRGIGRAISLGLAEDGADVAINFRRDEAAAKEVVAEAEAMGRRAIAYAASVDSYEEDERMVEQILADFGHIDILVNNAGIASRGQTVKNTDPLELERVMRVHSFAPHHLSSLVIPSMRTQSRGDIIMISSAATLGHAGGGAPYNMGKSAMESLAWSLSKEEKKHGIHVNIVAPGLVETEMGRRLMKATAGVDDLRKLDSSMPFGRVCQPEDVANVVRFFVSEKAGYVTGERIYVHGGGQS